Genomic segment of Geminocystis herdmanii PCC 6308:
GGCGATTATTAAGTTGGATACCCAAAGTATTCAAAGACAAACTGGTGCAAATAGTGGAAAGGTAAATTTTACTTACTATTTAGGTGGACAAAAGATGCCTTCCACTGCAAATTGTCAGACGGGTAAATGGACGGCTAAAGGTAGAGAAAATACACCACAGTCAAAAGCAACCAGTGATATGATTAGTATTGTTTGTTCTGCCAAAACTTTGACTGAGAATCAACAAGAAGACTTAGCTACAGTTTTAATTTATGATCCACCTTCCAATATACGCCAAACTCCTAATGGCAAAGTACTTTGCAGTATCTCAAAAAAGTTGGTAACTACCGTATATGTAGAAGATCAAAATGGTTGGTATCAAACACCCTTATGCGGTGGTGGCTGGATTCATCAAAGTCAAATTCGCCCTTTTCCTTAATAATTCTGATGATGAGAATAAAATAGTTTTTGACATTTTCCGTAAGCTCGATCGATCGACGGCTAAATAATCGATAATGCCATTTTTATTCTTGATTATTCGGGGGTTGTGGTATTAATAGTTTCTTGTTTGCCGTATAAATAGGGAATGAGGATGAGGAAAAGCAACCACCAAACACAGATTAAGGTGAAAAATAAAGCGGTTAACCACATTAGCTCAAACAATAGCCAACTTCCTGCGATAATTCCTATTCCTGTTAGTATAATTGACCAAGGTTGACACCACCAAGGCTTATATTTCCAGATTGATGATGACGGCATAATTACTTCTCGGCTTACTAATTTTATGGCAAAAGATGATTAAGACTGTAGTTAGTTTATCTGTTATTCTACCTTCGATCGATCTCAATAAAAATATCACAAAAATTCAATTTTATTCTTGATTTCTTGAGATTCACAAATTGATTTACAATAGTAAAAATGCCTTTAGTCAATAAATATTTATGGATTTAAGTACCCACAACAACCTCAGTTCGATGCAAGAATGTTTGATAAGGGCAGGTTTCAGGTTGCAGGTTGCAGGTGTAATTTTCAGAAGATTATATAATTCGATCAAAGAATTGAAGATAAAAAAATCAATTAGGATATATTTTTTGTCAATTCTTTAACCCTTTCCGATACCTGACACCTGACACCTTTACACCACCTAAAATTTTATATCGAACTCAGGTATATAGAAGATTTTTTTCTCGAACTGAGGTAAAAATTGATAAAAGAGGGGTTAAAAACCCCCGAATTTTTGAGAAAATTTAATCCTCGAAATCTTCATCAAGGGCGCTACTACCGCCGCGCACGGTAACTAAGTCGATTTGTTGGCGGTAATAGTCAACGCTTTTAATTTCTACTTCCACGGTATCCCCTAAGCGGTAGGCGGTACGGTTTTTTCTCCCCACTAAACAGGTATGGCGCGATCGATATTCGTACCAATCATCCTTAAGAGAGCTAACATGGACTAAACCTTCTACTAAGGTATCTTCAATTTGCACAAAG
This window contains:
- a CDS encoding DUF6737 family protein is translated as MPSSSIWKYKPWWCQPWSIILTGIGIIAGSWLLFELMWLTALFFTLICVWWLLFLILIPYLYGKQETINTTTPE